In the Malus domestica chromosome 16, GDT2T_hap1 genome, one interval contains:
- the LOC103403823 gene encoding uncharacterized protein: protein MNFFNSVFSDEPLPSDDPHYDAPNDGVNPNPESDPEPELSSRPNSGTGAWSFGGLITTLATKSGSVMKNYRRDLEEFGSELKKETAVIREVASRAVKDLPGSLEVGASVAQESLETVGQAIDDIGSTVWKSTTEIISHGRDAISADDDVESDNLDDNVSGNREISGDNKRLSSSGSDLRKYSRFEAQVRAVQSNLNAYLEEPEDLESYGSWKLGFVLDEKAEEVENLMRENGVIGEIYGEIVPGKVDSESFWSRYFYRVHKLKEAEEARAKLVNRAISGAEEDLSWDFDDDDDDKDKDVGKEEGDGSDLKVGSSGTVELEKQKQASCEGAAMEGDNVESVEVAARESVSSDGGDKAESKSDGVSEGKTDGGDSWKESDVSIVSSQPSMPEEEDLGWDEIEDLGSIDENEGDATGSSANRANLHKRLSAAEEEEDLSWDIEDDEEDVTIKS from the coding sequence ATGAATTTCTTCAACTCGGTCTTCTCCGACGAGCCCCTTCCCTCCGACGATCCGCACTACGACGCCCCAAACGACGGCGTCAACCCTAACCCGGAGTCGGATCCGGAACCGGAACTAAGTTCGCGTCCGAATTCCGGCACCGGGGCATGGAGCTTTGGAGGTCTGATCACGACTCTGGCGACGAAGTCCGGATCCGTTATGAAGAACTACCGCCGGGATCTCGAGGAGTTCGGGTCCGAGTTGAAGAAGGAGACGGCGGTGATCCGGGAGGTGGCTTCGCGCGCCGTCAAGGATCTTCCGGGTTCGCTCGAGGTCGGCGCGTCGGTGGCTCAGGAATCGCTGGAGACGGTGGGCCAGGcgatcgatgatatcggaagcACCGTCTGGAAATCGACGACGGAGATCATCTCTCACGGTAGGGACGCAATCTCAGCTGATGATGATGTTGAATCTGATAATTTGGATGATAATGTTAGTGGTAATCGTGAGATTAGTGGTGATAATAAGAGATTGAGTAGCAGTGGTAGTGATTTGAGAAAGTACAGTAGGTTTGAAGCTCAGGTGCGTGCGGTTCAGAGTAATTTGAATGCTTATTTGGAGGAACCGGAGGATTTGGAGAGCTATGGGAGctggaaattagggtttgtgttggACGAAAAGGCGGAGGAAGTCGAGAATTTGATGAGGGAAAATGGAGTGATTGGTGAGATTTATGGGGAGATTGTGCCTGGTAAGGTTGATAGTGAGAGCTTCTGGTCTAGGTACTTTTATCGGGTGCATAAGCTGAAGGAAGCCGAGGAGGCGAGAGCGAAACTCGTGAATCGGGCAATTTCGGGGGCGGAAGAGGATTTGAGTTgggattttgatgatgatgatgatgataaagaTAAAGATGTAGGGAAGGAAGAGGGTGATGGGTCGGATTTGAAGGTTGGTTCGAGTGGGACTGTAGAGTTGGAGAAGCAAAAGCAAGCTTCTTGTGAAGGTGCTGCAATGGAGGGTGACAATGTTGAGAGTGTTGAAGTTGCTGCAAGGGAGTCTGTGAGTAGTGATGGTGGGGATAAGGCAGAGTCGAAATCTGATGGAGTGTCGGAAGGGAAGACGGATGGTGGTGATTCTTGGAAAGAGAGTGATGTTTCGATTGTTTCGAGCCAGCCCTCGATGCCTGAGGAAGAGGATCTTGGGTGGGATGAGATTGAAGATTTAGGAAGCATTGATGAGAACGAAGGGGATGCAACGGGGAGCAGTGCGAATAGAGCGAATTTACATAAGCGGCTGAGTGCAGCAGAGGAAGAGGAGGATTTGAGCTGGGATAtcgaagatgatgaagaagatgtcacTATTAAATCATGA